The Triticum dicoccoides isolate Atlit2015 ecotype Zavitan chromosome 6A, WEW_v2.0, whole genome shotgun sequence genome has a window encoding:
- the LOC119314404 gene encoding putative wall-associated receptor kinase-like 16 → MALILSLFQYFQQHGGMLLFEKMKSDQGLSFTVFSEAELEQATNKFDKSQILGHGGHGTVYKGIIKDITPVAIKRCALVDDRQKKEFGKEILILSQINHKNIVKLLGCCLEVEVPMLVYEFIPKGTFFDLIHGKSRKLHLSFSSLLRIVNEAAEGLAFLHTYANPPILHGDVKTSNILLDENYMAKVSDFGASILAPTDNAQFVTMVQGTCGYLDPEYMQTCCLTDKSDVYSFGVVLLEILTGQVPLKLDCPEVHRSLSSSFLLAMKGNNLDNMLDNQIKGHEDMELVVGVAELAKQCLEMCGDNRPSMKEVSEELSRLRKLSKHPPIQRDTKTDSFLSVIEREQSSEYTEKDERMHINPSSFYFMR, encoded by the coding sequence ATGGCCCTAATCCTTTCTCTTTTTCAGTATTTTCAGCAGCACGGAGGGATGCTATTGTTTGAGAAGATGAAATCAGATCAGGGACTTTCATTTACAGTGTTTAGTGAAGCAGAACTGGAACAAGCAACAAATAAATTTGACAAAAGCCAGATTCTTGGACATGGAGGCCATGGCACTGTGTACAAGGGAATAATTAAGGATATCACTCCAGTGGCAATTAAAAGGTGTGCATTGGTTGATGATAGGCAGAAGAAGGAATTCGGCAAAGAAATACTGATTCTTTCCCAGATCAATCACAAGAACATTGTCAAGCTATTGGGGTGTTGCCTTGAGGTGGAAGTCCCCATGCTAGTATATGAGTTCATCCCAAAAGGAACATTTTTCGATCTTATTCATGGCAAGAGCCGGAAACTGCACCTCTCTTTCAGTTCTCTTCTAAGGATCGTCAATGAGGCAGCTGAGGGGCTTGCATTTTTACATACCTATGCAAACCCACCAATTTTACATGGTGATGTGAAAACCTCTAACATCCTTCTTGATGAGAATTACATGGCAAAGGTATCAGATTTTGGGGCATCTATATTAGCACCAACTGACAACGCTCAGTTCGTCACAATGGTTCAAGGGACATGTGGTTATCTGGACCCTGAGTATATGCAGACATGTTGCTTGACAGATAAAAGCGATGTTTATAGCTTTGGCGTTGTTCTTCTGGAGATCCTAACTGGGCAGGTACCACTGAAACTCGATTGTCCTGAGGTACACCGGAGCCTGTCGTCAAGTTTCCTACTGGCTATGAAGGGGAACAATCTTGATAATATGCTCGACAATCAAATAAAAGGTCATGAGGACATGGAGTTGGTTGTAGGGGTAGCAGAGCTAGCTAAGCAATGCTTGGAAATGTGCGGTGACAATAGGCCCTCGATGAAAGAGGTGTCTGAGGAGCTTAGCAGATTAAGGAAACTTTCGAAACATCCTCCGATACAGCGTGATACCAAGACGGATAGCTTTCTCAGTGTAATTGAAAGAGAACAAAGTTCTGAGTACACAGAGAAGGATGAAAGAATGCACATAAATCCAAGCAGTTTTTATTTTATGAGGTGA